The Primulina eburnea isolate SZY01 chromosome 6, ASM2296580v1, whole genome shotgun sequence genome contains a region encoding:
- the LOC140835464 gene encoding protein FAR1-RELATED SEQUENCE 5-like, giving the protein MNFFLRDYRCEVDYEFFGDILSVDTTYRTNRYNLICAPFVGINQHRQNVLFGLAFMSDETESSFEWLFKTFLDSMNGKQPETIFTDQCQAMMNAIETIFPHSHHRLCQWHINQNAPSHLGSLNGDSSFKRLWNKCMTQCESEEEFESTWSIMIDKYNLSGHKWLNGMYTLRYKWTTAFSNNKFSAGLLATSRSEVTNAVLKRSSNSAISLYDFVVNYEKIQQSWREKEKAEDTRCHHKNAPTMLKNNPMLNSAADVYTLTVYKLFELEFIKSLNMRFIEMPLDFSAVILYFKVKSHDENSRVRHVLFNKESTEVKCSC; this is encoded by the coding sequence GTTTTTTGGTGATATTTTATCAGTTGACACGACTTATCGAACCAATCGGTACAATTTGATATGTGCTCCTTTCGTTGGAATTAATCAGCACAGACAAAATGTTCTGTTTGGCTTGGCATTTATGTCAGATGAAACTGAGAGTTCATTTGAATGGTTGTTCAAAACTTTTCTTGATTCTATGAATGGGAAACAACCTGAAACAATATTTACAGATCAATGCCAAGCAATGATGAATGCCATTGAAACAATTTTTCCACATTCACACCATCGGTTATGTCAATGGCACATAAATCAAAATGCTCCATCACACTTAGGTAGTTTGAATGGTGATTCTAGTTTTAAAAGATTGTGGAAtaaatgcatgactcaatgtgAATCTGAAGAAGAATTTGAATCCACATGGAGTATTATGATTGATAAATACAATCTCAGTGGCCACAAATGGTTAAATGGTATGTACACATTGAGATACAAATGGACTACTGCGTTTAGCAATAACAAGTTTAGTGCAGGGCTATTGGCCACTTCTAGAAGCGAGGTGACAAATGCTGTGTTGAAGAGATCAAGTAACAGTGCAATTTCATTGTATGATTTTGTGGTTAATTACGAAAAAATCCAGCAAAGTTGGCGAGAGAAAGAGAAGGCCGAAGATACGCGTTGTCATCACAAGAACGCCCCGACAATGTTGAAAAACAATCCAATGTTGAATTCTGCAGCTGATGTTTATACACTCACCGTGTACAAGCTATTCGAGTTAGAGTTTATTAAATCTTTGAATATGCGGTTTATTGAGATGCCTTTGGATTTCAGTGCGGTTATCCTCTATTTCAAAGTCAAATCTCATGATGAGAACTCAAGGGTCCGGCACGTGCTATTTAATAAGGAGAGTACTGAAGTAAAATGCAGTTGTTAG